A genomic region of Streptomyces diastaticus subsp. diastaticus contains the following coding sequences:
- a CDS encoding DUF503 domain-containing protein, with amino-acid sequence MYVGTLSFDLLLGDVRSLKEKRSAVRPIVAELQRKYSVSAAEVGDQDLYRRCEIGVALVSGDPGHLSDVLDRCERLVAARPEVELLSVRRRFHGEDD; translated from the coding sequence ATGTATGTGGGGACGCTCTCCTTCGACCTGCTCCTGGGCGACGTACGGTCGTTGAAGGAGAAACGCTCAGCCGTCCGGCCGATCGTCGCCGAGCTCCAGCGGAAGTACTCGGTGAGCGCGGCGGAGGTCGGCGACCAGGATCTGTACCGCAGGTGCGAGATCGGGGTCGCCCTGGTGTCGGGGGACCCCGGGCACCTCTCGGACGTGCTGGACCGGTGCGAGCGGCTGGTGGCCGCCCGGCCCGAGGTGGAGCTGCTGTCCGTACGGCGGCGGTTCCACGGCGAGGATGACTGA
- the rbfA gene encoding 30S ribosome-binding factor RbfA, with protein sequence MADNARARKLADRIQVVVAETLDRRIKDPRLGFVTITDARVTGDLREATVFYTVYGDDEERAASAAALESAKGVLRSEVGRQTGVRYTPTLAFVPDALPDNARTIDDLLDKARNKDAEVRQASAGAKFAGEADPYRKPGETDADERDEDDTAE encoded by the coding sequence GTGGCCGACAACGCGCGGGCCCGCAAACTGGCCGATCGCATCCAGGTCGTCGTGGCGGAGACCCTGGACCGACGCATCAAGGACCCACGGCTGGGCTTCGTCACGATCACGGACGCCCGCGTCACCGGCGACCTGCGGGAGGCCACGGTCTTCTACACGGTCTACGGTGACGACGAGGAGCGGGCCGCCTCAGCGGCCGCCCTGGAGAGCGCCAAGGGCGTCCTCCGCTCCGAGGTGGGACGGCAGACCGGGGTGCGGTACACCCCGACCCTCGCCTTCGTCCCCGACGCGCTGCCCGACAACGCCCGCACCATCGACGACCTGCTCGACAAGGCGCGGAACAAGGACGCCGAGGTCCGCCAGGCGTCGGCGGGAGCGAAGTTCGCGGGCGAGGCGGACCCCTACCGCAAGCCCGGCGAGACGGACGCCGACGAGCGGGACGAGGACGACACCGCCGAATGA